One genomic segment of Phyllopteryx taeniolatus isolate TA_2022b chromosome 12, UOR_Ptae_1.2, whole genome shotgun sequence includes these proteins:
- the slc12a8 gene encoding solute carrier family 12 member 8 isoform X7 → MESLPVGWTVHACDQEGDGAGLLKGGNSGSTNPHEHDLFHEDAQQSSQPWWRIKIFVWEPLLFGTWDGVFTTCMINIFGVVLFLRTGYLVGNTGVLLGMLLVSMVVLFALVTVMSGIGVCEYCGVGSGGVYSMISTVLGGRVGGTVGLLYVFGQCVAGAMYITGFSESVAELLGLQSEWAVRAMSAAVFLALLGINLAGVKWIVRLQLLLLAVLAVSTLDFVIGTFTHLDPAHGFIGYSVGLLSRNTLPDYSPGENFFTVFGVFFPAATGVMSGFNMSSDLQRAEHNIPLGTLTAVFTSWFLYLVFVFLLGAICTREALRYDFLIAEKVSLVGFLFLLGLYVSSLASCMGGLYGAPRILQCIAQERVIPALAFLRRGKGPNKTPVAAICLTSLLSMAFVFIGHVNVLAPIVTINFMLTYSFIDYSYFCVVMTFQLKNKDKSTQARSSQRRFTRQTSKPLIEVTAPEYGSGGESPQRKGTLIEFTKDMDRIFPSTSNGVSGPEKTLQGRSTRKETKKKLMDSFGLELSSSVFADEQAQPQEVPELGQTQACHGEKDPSSGPHCTGGGRLPEMRS, encoded by the exons ATGGAGTCCTTACCAGTGGGATGGACAGTGCACGCCTGTGATCAGGAGGGAGATGGAGCAGGCCTGCTGAAAGGGGGAAATTCAGGTAGCACAAACCCTCATGAGCATGATCTGTTCCATGAGGATGCCCAG CAGTCCAGTCAGCCATGGTGGAGAATCAAAATCTTTGTGTGGGAGCCGCTTCTCTTTGGAACCTGGGATGGTGTCTTCACCACGTGCATGATTAACATCTTTGGTGTTGTCTTGTTCCTCCGTACTGGCTACTTAGTG GGCAACACAGGTGTGCTGCTCGGGATGCTTCTGGTGTCCATGGTGGTTCTATTTGCTTTGGTCACAGTGATGTCTGGGATTGGAGTGTGTGAGTACTGCGGGGTGGGCAGTGGAGGTGTGTACTCCATGATCTCCACAGTCCTTGGGGGCAGGGTGGGGGGCACTGTAGGCCTCCTCTATGTATTTGGACAG TGTGTCGCCGGAGCCATGTACATCACAGGCTTTTCTGAGTCGGTGGCAGAGCTGCTGGGTCTTCAGAGCGAGTGGGCAGTGCGAGCCATGTCAGCTGCAGTATTTCTTGCCCTTCTTGGAATCAACCTGGCAGGTGTCAAGTGGATTGTGCGACTCCAACTGCTGTTGCTGGCGGTGCTAGCCGTCTCCACCCTGGACTTTGTCATTGGCACCTTCACCCACCTTGACCCAG CACATGGTTTCATTGGTTATTCTGTTGGTCTGCTCAGCCGCAACACACTACCTGATTACAGCCCAGGAGAAAATTTCTTCACAGTCTTCGGGGTCTTTTTCCCTGCTGCTACAG gtgttaTGTCAGGCTTCAACATGAGCTCAGACCTGCAGCGGGCCGAACACAACATCCCTTTGGGAACACTGACAGCTGTTTTCACCTC GTGGTTCCTGTATCTGGTCTTTGTCTTCCTCCTTGGGGCCATATGTACGAGAGAAGCTCTGCGCTACGACTTCTTGATAGCAGAAAAG GTCTCCTTGGTGGGTTTCCTGTTTCTGCTGGGCCTCTACGTGTCCTCCCTGGCTTCCTGCATGGGCGGCCTTTACGGAGCGCCTAGGATCCTGCAGTGCATCGCCCAAGAGAGGGTCATCCCTGCACTGGCCTTTCTGAGAAGAGGG AAAGGCCCTAACAAGACTCCTGTGGCAGCGATCTGTCTGACCAGCCTGCTGAGCATGGCCTTTGTTTTCATCGGCCACGTCAACGTGCTGGCACCCATCGTCACCATCAACTTCATGCTCACCTACAGCTTTATTGATTACTCCTACTTCTGTGTGGTCATGACCTTCCAGTTGAAGAACAAAGACAAAAGCACCCAGGCCCGAAGCAGCCAGCGGAGATTCACCAGACAGACCTCCAAGCCTCTGATTGAGGTCACTGCTCCTGAATATGGCAGCGGAGGAGAAAGTCCACAGAGGAAAGGCACTTTGATCGAGTTCACAAAGGACATGGATCGGATCTTTCCTTCGACCTCCAATGGAGTTTCTGGACCTGAGAAAACCTTACAAGGAAGGAGCACAAGGAAGGAAACCAAGAAGAAGCTAATGGACAGTTTTGGCTTGGAGCTGAGCAGCAGCGTGTTTGCAGATGAGCAAGCTCAGCCTCAGGAAGTACCTGAATTGGGACAAACTCAAGCCTGTCATGGTGAAAAAGATCCATCTTCTGGGCCTCACTGCACAG GAGGAGGGCGTCTCCCAGAGATGAGATCGTAG
- the slc12a8 gene encoding solute carrier family 12 member 8 isoform X6 has protein sequence MESLPVGWTVHACDQEGDGAGLLKGGNSGSTNPHEHDLFHEDAQQSSQPWWRIKIFVWEPLLFGTWDGVFTTCMINIFGVVLFLRTGYLVGNTGVLLGMLLVSMVVLFALVTVMSGIGVCEYCGVGSGGVYSMISTVLGGRVGGTVGLLYVFGQCVAGAMYITGFSESVAELLGLQSEWAVRAMSAAVFLALLGINLAGVKWIVRLQLLLLAVLAVSTLDFVIGTFTHLDPAHGFIGYSVGLLSRNTLPDYSPGENFFTVFGVFFPAATGVMSGFNMSSDLQRAEHNIPLGTLTAVFTSWFLYLVFVFLLGAICTREALRYDFLIAEKVSLVGFLFLLGLYVSSLASCMGGLYGAPRILQCIAQERVIPALAFLRRGKGPNKTPVAAICLTSLLSMAFVFIGHVNVLAPIVTINFMLTYSFIDYSYFCVVMTFQLKNKDKSTQARSSQRRFTRQTSKPLIEVTAPEYGSGGESPQRKGTLIEFTKDMDRIFPSTSNGVSGPEKTLQGRSTRKETKKKLMDSFGLELSSSVFADEQAQPQEVPELGQTQACHGEKDPSSGPHCTGVAARYSFVVWLKSTLNSIWRRRASPRDEIVVTPSLSGVGMKTKQLTEENADFASRNRYHRSSFIKRDEIVQPPHG, from the exons ATGGAGTCCTTACCAGTGGGATGGACAGTGCACGCCTGTGATCAGGAGGGAGATGGAGCAGGCCTGCTGAAAGGGGGAAATTCAGGTAGCACAAACCCTCATGAGCATGATCTGTTCCATGAGGATGCCCAG CAGTCCAGTCAGCCATGGTGGAGAATCAAAATCTTTGTGTGGGAGCCGCTTCTCTTTGGAACCTGGGATGGTGTCTTCACCACGTGCATGATTAACATCTTTGGTGTTGTCTTGTTCCTCCGTACTGGCTACTTAGTG GGCAACACAGGTGTGCTGCTCGGGATGCTTCTGGTGTCCATGGTGGTTCTATTTGCTTTGGTCACAGTGATGTCTGGGATTGGAGTGTGTGAGTACTGCGGGGTGGGCAGTGGAGGTGTGTACTCCATGATCTCCACAGTCCTTGGGGGCAGGGTGGGGGGCACTGTAGGCCTCCTCTATGTATTTGGACAG TGTGTCGCCGGAGCCATGTACATCACAGGCTTTTCTGAGTCGGTGGCAGAGCTGCTGGGTCTTCAGAGCGAGTGGGCAGTGCGAGCCATGTCAGCTGCAGTATTTCTTGCCCTTCTTGGAATCAACCTGGCAGGTGTCAAGTGGATTGTGCGACTCCAACTGCTGTTGCTGGCGGTGCTAGCCGTCTCCACCCTGGACTTTGTCATTGGCACCTTCACCCACCTTGACCCAG CACATGGTTTCATTGGTTATTCTGTTGGTCTGCTCAGCCGCAACACACTACCTGATTACAGCCCAGGAGAAAATTTCTTCACAGTCTTCGGGGTCTTTTTCCCTGCTGCTACAG gtgttaTGTCAGGCTTCAACATGAGCTCAGACCTGCAGCGGGCCGAACACAACATCCCTTTGGGAACACTGACAGCTGTTTTCACCTC GTGGTTCCTGTATCTGGTCTTTGTCTTCCTCCTTGGGGCCATATGTACGAGAGAAGCTCTGCGCTACGACTTCTTGATAGCAGAAAAG GTCTCCTTGGTGGGTTTCCTGTTTCTGCTGGGCCTCTACGTGTCCTCCCTGGCTTCCTGCATGGGCGGCCTTTACGGAGCGCCTAGGATCCTGCAGTGCATCGCCCAAGAGAGGGTCATCCCTGCACTGGCCTTTCTGAGAAGAGGG AAAGGCCCTAACAAGACTCCTGTGGCAGCGATCTGTCTGACCAGCCTGCTGAGCATGGCCTTTGTTTTCATCGGCCACGTCAACGTGCTGGCACCCATCGTCACCATCAACTTCATGCTCACCTACAGCTTTATTGATTACTCCTACTTCTGTGTGGTCATGACCTTCCAGTTGAAGAACAAAGACAAAAGCACCCAGGCCCGAAGCAGCCAGCGGAGATTCACCAGACAGACCTCCAAGCCTCTGATTGAGGTCACTGCTCCTGAATATGGCAGCGGAGGAGAAAGTCCACAGAGGAAAGGCACTTTGATCGAGTTCACAAAGGACATGGATCGGATCTTTCCTTCGACCTCCAATGGAGTTTCTGGACCTGAGAAAACCTTACAAGGAAGGAGCACAAGGAAGGAAACCAAGAAGAAGCTAATGGACAGTTTTGGCTTGGAGCTGAGCAGCAGCGTGTTTGCAGATGAGCAAGCTCAGCCTCAGGAAGTACCTGAATTGGGACAAACTCAAGCCTGTCATGGTGAAAAAGATCCATCTTCTGGGCCTCACTGCACAG GTGTGGCGGCTCGATATAGTTTTGTCGTGTGGCTCAAATCAACATTAAACAGCATTTggag GAGGAGGGCGTCTCCCAGAGATGAGATCGTAGTGACACCATCTCTGTCGGGGGTCGGCATGAAAACTAAGCAGCTGACGGAGGAAAATGCTGACTTTGCGTCTCGCAACCGCTACCACCGGTCATCGTTTATCAAGAGGGATGAGATAGTGCAACCGCCACATGGGTGA